A single genomic interval of Suncus etruscus isolate mSunEtr1 chromosome 10, mSunEtr1.pri.cur, whole genome shotgun sequence harbors:
- the STARD6 gene encoding stAR-related lipid transfer protein 6, with amino-acid sequence MDYKALAQQTCQEILGYSQDTSDWKVVKTSKKITVYSKASRKFHGSLYRVEGIIPEPATKLSDFLYKPENRIAWDKSLKVYNMVHKIDPDTFICHTITQSFAMGSISPRDFVDLVSIKHCDGNMDVISSNSVEFPAYPPSSNFIRGYNHPCGYICSPLKENPSHSKLVMFVQTDMKGKLSPSIIEATMPSNLVSFILNAKDGLKIQKTSGCGHRHTGHSVKKK; translated from the exons ATGGACTATAAGGCACTGGCCCAGCAAACTTGCCAAGAAATTTTAGGTTACAGTCAAGATACATCAGACTGGAAAGTGGTTAAAACCTCA AAAAAGATAACTGTTTACAGCAAGGCATCTAGAAAATTCCATGGAAGTCT ATACCGTGTTGAAGGAATAATTCCAGAACCAGCAACTAAACTATCTGATTTCCTCTACAAACCTGAAAATAGAATTGCATGGGATAAATCATTGAAAGTATACAATATGGTACACAAGATTGACCCG GACACATTCATATGTCACACTATTACCCAAAGTTTTGCCATGGGCTCAATTTCACCCCGAGACTTTGTGGACCTGGTATCCATCAAGCACTGTGATGGAAACATGGATGTTATCAGTT cTAATAGTGTGGAATTTCCAGCATACCCTCCATCTTCAAATTTTATCCGTGGTTATAATCATCCTTGTGGCTATATATGTTCACCTCTGAAAGA GAATCCATCACATTCCAAACTAGTGATGTTTGTCCAGacagacatgaaaggaaaattGTCCCCATCAATCATTGAAGCTACCATGCCTTCCAACTTAGTGAGTTTCATCCTCAATGCAAAAGATGGGTTAAAGATACAGAAAACGTCAGGGTGTGGACATCGTCATACAGGTCATTcagtaaagaagaaatga